A region of Flavobacterium album DNA encodes the following proteins:
- a CDS encoding peptide-N-glycosidase F-related protein, with product MKKTLLIFSLFASLFASFTAQAQDPYTLSFFDQVIYYNMYEGPVSEPVPDGLIRTRNSSYSRKLTAEQIESIGNMLTLNVTLFPLCDTYDRIGNVNLVMVPAGATSYGYNDTNITRIEIGRFITPFMNLNVTNPASVPYTFEVNNITKILHDTSISSNYDFWIELEVYGYQGDSSAGAVHDLPATCTGRNDVYMGSLELVSNNNPNLVQGENHFVPLSYKYELKNYTLEGTDEIGQTVRTITFTLDEPVPNAKFYLITSNHGQQEEFLRRKHHVYFDGVEVTNYTPGGLSCVPYRVYNTMPNCIYINCATGAYRPNTNAAWAWNNWCPGNKIPTRVIELGDLAAGEHSFKIDVPEAEFLNGAGNGSDGYFPMSVYMQGYSETLGTPDFEHNAFNIYPNPVTDIATIGTGDQQVKTVTVVNTLGQTVFEGTTEKIDMSEMQSGIYMVKVEFGNNLSATKKIIKK from the coding sequence ATGAAAAAAACTTTACTCATTTTTTCTTTATTCGCTTCACTTTTTGCGTCTTTTACGGCACAAGCGCAGGATCCTTATACCCTTAGCTTTTTCGACCAGGTTATTTATTACAATATGTATGAAGGGCCGGTTAGCGAGCCTGTGCCGGATGGTTTAATAAGAACAAGAAATTCATCGTACAGCCGCAAGCTTACTGCAGAGCAGATTGAATCTATCGGGAATATGCTTACCCTGAACGTAACGCTTTTCCCGCTTTGTGACACCTACGACAGGATCGGGAATGTAAACCTGGTAATGGTTCCTGCAGGCGCTACCAGCTATGGTTATAATGATACCAATATCACCAGGATAGAAATAGGACGTTTTATCACACCTTTCATGAATCTTAATGTCACAAATCCGGCATCGGTTCCATATACTTTCGAGGTGAATAATATTACTAAGATATTGCATGATACAAGCATAAGCAGCAATTATGACTTCTGGATTGAACTGGAAGTATACGGTTACCAGGGGGACTCGTCTGCAGGTGCAGTACACGATCTTCCGGCAACTTGTACCGGAAGGAACGATGTGTACATGGGGTCTTTAGAGCTCGTTTCGAATAACAACCCTAACCTGGTACAGGGTGAAAATCACTTTGTGCCGTTGTCCTATAAGTACGAGCTGAAAAATTATACACTTGAGGGGACAGATGAAATCGGGCAAACCGTGCGGACGATTACCTTCACGCTTGATGAGCCTGTTCCAAATGCCAAATTCTACCTTATAACCTCCAACCATGGGCAGCAGGAAGAATTTTTAAGGCGCAAACACCATGTTTATTTTGATGGAGTGGAAGTTACAAACTACACCCCAGGCGGACTTTCCTGCGTGCCTTACAGGGTATACAACACGATGCCGAACTGTATTTACATCAACTGTGCTACGGGGGCTTACCGCCCTAATACCAATGCCGCATGGGCCTGGAATAACTGGTGTCCGGGCAATAAGATACCTACCCGCGTTATCGAGTTAGGAGATCTTGCAGCCGGAGAGCATTCGTTTAAGATAGACGTACCGGAGGCTGAGTTTTTAAATGGCGCAGGCAATGGCAGCGATGGCTATTTCCCAATGTCGGTATACATGCAGGGCTATAGCGAGACACTGGGTACGCCGGACTTTGAGCACAATGCTTTCAATATTTACCCTAACCCTGTGACTGATATTGCAACGATAGGAACCGGCGACCAGCAGGTGAAAACGGTTACGGTTGTCAACACGCTGGGGCAGACGGTATTTGAAGGGACTACTGAGAAAATAGATATGTCAGAGATGCAAAGCGGCATCTATATGGTGAAAGTAGAGTTCGGAAATAACCTTAGCGCTACAAAAAAGATTATCAAAAAATAG
- a CDS encoding MBOAT family O-acyltransferase translates to MTELSKYLPNITWSDVEGWFTYNREAPLLFNTPLFLGLFTVFYAIYILTRKTFHLRIVYVICFSLFFYYKSSGAYFMLLLLSSVVDYTLSYFLYRETRTIPRRVYLWFSVIVNLTFLGYFKYTTFILESSNSLFGWNYTFHKVLLPVGISFYTFQSISYIIEIYRKEIIPAKNYVDYLFFVSFFPQLVAGPIVRAKDFIPQIYARLNVTKQDINYALFLIIGGLIKKTVISDYISINFVDRVFDSPNSYTAFENLMAAYGYTIQIYCDFSGYSDMAIGVALLLGFKLPTNFRTPYKSASITEFWRRWHISLSTWLKDFLYISVGGNRHGSFAGFLFPALFFFGLIVWGITYSPTSNIPLIISVAGLLVFTLTFLLARKDKEKTMYTNVNLLTTMLLGGLWHGASLRFIIWGALHGIALAVHKLFAEFFPSKKEGKPSAFGSLWTFISVLLTFHFVAFCWIFFRAKDFTIALDLINNIGNVTFDPAQWQIIIMGYKNVFLLMLIGYVWHFMPEGISVAMKKGFDQSPLVVKGVLLGLVYWLVYAAASAGPQPFIYFQF, encoded by the coding sequence GTGACAGAGCTTTCAAAATATTTGCCCAATATAACATGGAGTGATGTAGAAGGATGGTTTACATACAACCGAGAAGCGCCGTTGCTGTTCAACACGCCGCTTTTTCTGGGGCTGTTCACCGTTTTTTATGCCATCTATATCCTTACCAGGAAAACGTTCCATTTAAGGATCGTTTATGTGATATGCTTCTCGCTGTTCTTCTACTACAAGTCAAGCGGGGCTTACTTTATGCTATTGCTACTCTCATCGGTGGTAGATTATACGCTCAGCTACTTCCTGTACCGGGAAACGCGTACCATACCGCGCAGGGTTTACCTGTGGTTTAGTGTCATTGTTAACCTCACTTTTCTTGGTTACTTTAAATATACGACCTTCATATTAGAAAGCAGTAACAGCCTTTTCGGGTGGAATTATACCTTCCATAAAGTGCTGCTGCCGGTGGGTATATCGTTCTATACGTTCCAGTCCATCAGTTATATCATAGAAATTTACCGTAAGGAAATTATCCCGGCCAAGAACTATGTAGATTACCTGTTTTTCGTGTCTTTCTTCCCGCAGCTTGTGGCAGGGCCTATCGTAAGAGCTAAGGACTTCATCCCACAGATCTACGCCAGGCTGAACGTCACCAAACAGGATATCAACTACGCACTGTTCCTAATCATCGGCGGACTTATTAAGAAGACGGTGATATCCGATTATATCTCCATCAACTTTGTCGATCGTGTGTTCGATTCACCCAACAGCTATACCGCTTTTGAGAACCTTATGGCGGCTTATGGCTATACGATACAGATATACTGCGACTTCTCGGGATACAGCGACATGGCGATTGGGGTAGCCTTATTGCTTGGCTTTAAGCTGCCGACCAACTTCCGTACGCCTTATAAATCGGCTTCTATTACCGAGTTCTGGAGAAGGTGGCATATATCGCTGTCCACGTGGCTTAAGGATTTCCTTTATATCTCCGTAGGGGGTAACCGCCACGGCTCGTTCGCAGGATTTTTGTTTCCGGCGCTGTTTTTCTTCGGGCTTATAGTATGGGGTATTACCTATTCGCCAACAAGCAATATCCCGCTTATCATCAGCGTTGCCGGATTATTGGTATTTACGCTCACCTTCCTTTTGGCCAGGAAGGATAAGGAGAAAACGATGTACACCAATGTTAACCTGCTTACCACAATGCTTCTTGGCGGGCTTTGGCATGGCGCGAGCCTTCGCTTTATTATCTGGGGAGCACTGCACGGCATTGCACTGGCAGTACATAAGCTGTTTGCCGAATTTTTCCCGTCTAAAAAAGAAGGCAAGCCTTCTGCTTTTGGCAGCCTGTGGACATTTATCTCGGTACTGCTCACGTTTCACTTTGTGGCTTTCTGCTGGATATTTTTCCGGGCTAAAGACTTTACCATAGCGCTTGACCTTATCAATAATATTGGCAATGTAACGTTCGACCCGGCACAATGGCAGATCATCATCATGGGCTACAAAAACGTATTCCTGCTGATGCTGATAGGTTATGTATGGCACTTCATGCCGGAAGGCATTTCGGTCGCCATGAAGAAAGGTTTTGACCAGTCGCCGCTTGTAGTAAAAGGTGTTTTATTAGGGTTGGTATACTGGCTGGTATATGCCGCAGCATCCGCAGGGCCGCAACCATTTATCTATTTCCAGTTTTAA
- a CDS encoding LysM peptidoglycan-binding domain-containing protein, translating into MRRKIVFLLFCLLLGAKSAAQVDSLAVVMDSIVTDTTEIVVADNIITNSSSLKLFFEKLYFLESQKGGKVNIVHIGDSHIQADLMTGIIRKTLQARFGNAGCGFTFPYQLAKTNGSYNVRFNSNASWNSRRNIYTPEPGMEVGLSGIALETRENFVVELNVRDTAYDFNTLKIITPGNAPGFDVATSSKTIVLESTVPKKITHKIKKGEVLGSIADKYNVTVAQLKKANGLKSDNIRAGKTLKIPTSEMQKKEVKRSEFIPLPITADSLSNYYHSDEALSKIYLLPNNDRKEYTLSGLVLEKDDPGLLYHSIGVNGAKASDYNKYPLFFDQLPALQPDLIVISLGTNESFDKMIPNDYITQLNLFIDKVKAKNPDVCVLVMTPPPSMFKRKYPNTFAAGYAKSILMQETAKNYASWDLFSEMGGLFSVNRNAAQGLMAGDKVHYSKPGYEKQGMLFTEALLNAYDNFKTNRE; encoded by the coding sequence ATGCGCCGTAAAATAGTATTCCTGCTATTTTGCCTGCTCTTGGGCGCAAAGTCTGCCGCACAGGTAGATTCGCTTGCAGTGGTCATGGACAGCATTGTTACCGATACCACTGAGATCGTAGTAGCTGATAACATCATTACCAACAGCTCTTCGCTAAAGCTGTTCTTCGAAAAGCTGTATTTCCTCGAAAGCCAGAAAGGCGGCAAGGTAAATATTGTACACATTGGGGATTCGCACATACAAGCCGACCTGATGACAGGCATTATCCGCAAGACATTGCAGGCGCGTTTTGGCAATGCGGGCTGCGGGTTTACTTTTCCGTACCAGCTGGCAAAAACCAATGGCAGCTACAATGTCCGTTTCAATTCGAATGCTTCTTGGAACAGCCGCCGCAACATTTATACGCCCGAGCCCGGGATGGAAGTTGGCCTTAGCGGAATCGCCCTCGAGACGAGGGAGAACTTTGTGGTCGAGTTGAATGTTCGGGACACCGCTTACGACTTTAATACCCTGAAAATAATTACGCCGGGCAATGCGCCGGGATTTGACGTGGCAACAAGCTCAAAAACCATTGTGCTCGAATCGACCGTGCCGAAAAAAATTACGCATAAAATAAAGAAGGGCGAGGTGCTTGGTTCTATTGCCGATAAATACAATGTGACGGTGGCACAATTGAAAAAAGCAAACGGCCTGAAGTCGGATAACATAAGGGCAGGGAAAACCCTGAAGATACCCACAAGCGAAATGCAGAAAAAGGAAGTGAAGCGGTCGGAATTCATACCGCTGCCCATTACCGCCGACTCACTGAGCAATTATTACCACAGTGATGAAGCGCTTTCTAAAATATACCTGCTGCCCAACAATGACAGGAAGGAATATACCCTTAGCGGACTGGTGCTGGAAAAAGATGATCCGGGACTGCTCTACCATAGCATTGGCGTAAACGGCGCGAAAGCATCGGACTATAACAAGTACCCGCTGTTCTTTGACCAGCTCCCGGCATTACAGCCCGACCTTATCGTGATATCACTGGGTACCAATGAGTCATTCGACAAAATGATTCCCAACGATTACATTACGCAGCTGAACCTTTTTATTGATAAGGTTAAAGCTAAAAACCCCGATGTGTGTGTATTGGTAATGACACCGCCGCCATCAATGTTCAAAAGGAAATACCCCAATACCTTTGCTGCCGGTTATGCCAAGAGCATACTCATGCAGGAAACGGCCAAAAACTACGCCTCGTGGGATTTGTTCTCTGAGATGGGCGGCCTGTTCAGTGTGAACCGGAATGCTGCACAGGGATTAATGGCAGGTGACAAAGTGCACTACTCGAAGCCGGGATATGAAAAACAGGGCATGCTATTTACCGAAGCATTGCTGAACGCATACGATAATTTTAAAACCAACAGGGAGTGA